In Wolinella succinogenes DSM 1740, a single genomic region encodes these proteins:
- a CDS encoding sigma-54-dependent Fis family transcriptional regulator, producing the protein MDNSCHTPSNRCTRYQELRALYDISLALGGSVGEVKKAFEEALGLLKRHFFLDKSVYYELSEESQTLNVFASAGLSKEQEFLASYKVGEGATGLAAKAREPIIVENIHQNLLFLNKSGSRNEGEISYLAVPALSQERILGVLGVSLTKHSMSDFDEMVTILTIAASLMAQARRIHQSIHEEKKRISEEKLYYKEELLKQSEIIGYSPPIKRVSEIIAKIAPSSATVLIRGETGTGKELIAKAIHNYSPRKEKPYIKLNCAAIPENLLESELFGHEKGAFTDARETRKGRFELADGGTLFLDEVGDLSLPLQAKILRILQEQEFERVGGSKTIKVDVRIVAATNRDLEEMVRMGDFREDLFYRLNVIPIFSPPLRDRGDDVILLSRYFLERFCKRHAKELHLTPKAEELLKHYDWPGNIRELENSIERLVLLAPSESIDEEVVLSVLPGRVHGYTKEVKTRADLEELERSAIIKALKECHGIKLQAAKKLGITNRQIGYKIQKYEIEPEDYLS; encoded by the coding sequence ATGGATAATTCCTGTCACACCCCCTCAAATCGATGCACCCGCTATCAGGAGCTACGCGCACTCTATGATATCTCTTTGGCTTTAGGGGGAAGCGTCGGCGAAGTGAAAAAGGCGTTTGAAGAGGCGCTTGGACTGCTCAAGCGCCACTTTTTCCTCGATAAAAGCGTCTATTATGAGCTCAGCGAAGAGAGTCAAACCCTCAATGTCTTTGCCTCTGCAGGGCTCAGCAAAGAGCAGGAGTTCCTCGCTAGCTACAAGGTAGGCGAAGGCGCTACAGGGCTAGCCGCCAAAGCTAGAGAGCCCATCATCGTGGAGAATATCCATCAAAACCTCCTCTTTTTGAATAAAAGCGGCAGTCGCAACGAGGGGGAAATCTCCTATCTTGCCGTCCCCGCTCTCTCCCAAGAGAGAATTCTTGGAGTGCTTGGCGTGAGCCTCACCAAACACTCTATGAGTGATTTTGATGAGATGGTGACAATTCTCACCATCGCCGCCTCTCTCATGGCGCAGGCAAGACGCATCCACCAAAGCATCCACGAAGAGAAGAAGCGCATCAGCGAAGAGAAACTCTACTACAAAGAGGAGCTTCTCAAGCAGAGCGAGATCATCGGCTACAGTCCACCTATCAAGCGAGTCTCAGAGATCATCGCCAAGATCGCCCCCTCTAGCGCTACGGTGCTCATCCGAGGCGAGACGGGCACAGGCAAGGAGCTCATCGCTAAAGCGATTCACAACTATAGCCCACGCAAAGAGAAGCCCTACATCAAGCTAAACTGCGCCGCTATCCCAGAGAATCTTCTAGAGAGTGAGCTTTTTGGACACGAAAAAGGGGCTTTTACAGACGCGAGGGAGACGCGCAAGGGGCGATTTGAGCTCGCCGATGGCGGGACGCTCTTTTTGGATGAGGTGGGCGATTTGAGCCTGCCTTTGCAAGCGAAGATTCTCCGTATTTTGCAAGAGCAGGAGTTTGAGCGCGTGGGCGGAAGCAAAACCATCAAAGTGGATGTGCGCATTGTCGCTGCGACCAATCGAGACCTCGAAGAGATGGTGCGCATGGGGGATTTTAGAGAGGATCTCTTCTACCGCCTCAATGTGATTCCCATCTTTTCGCCCCCCTTGCGCGACAGGGGCGATGATGTGATTCTTCTTTCGCGTTACTTTCTGGAGCGATTCTGCAAGCGCCACGCCAAAGAGCTCCACCTCACCCCTAAGGCCGAGGAGCTTCTTAAACACTACGATTGGCCGGGTAACATTCGCGAACTGGAGAATAGCATCGAGCGGCTTGTTTTGCTTGCCCCCTCAGAGAGCATCGATGAAGAGGTGGTGCTCTCTGTGCTTCCTGGTCGTGTGCATGGCTACACCAAAGAGGTCAAAACTAGAGCCGACTTAGAGGAATTGGAGCGCTCAGCGATCATCAAAGCGCTCAAAGAGTGTCATGGAATCAAGCTCCAAGCCGCCAAAAAATTGGGAATCACCAATCGCCAAATCGGGTACAAAATCCAAAAATATGAGATTGAGCCTGAGGATTATTTAAGCTAG